The Desulfosoma caldarium nucleotide sequence CCCACCGTGATGTCGAAAGCCCCTTGTGTGATCTGGGAAATATGCAAGGAGAGTTCGATCACCCGGTAAAGCTCAGGGGATACCGTCACAGGGTGACGGGACGCTTCTCGATTGACGCGGCTGAGCTCGCTGTCTTCTCGAAAGACGCTCATCATGGCCTCTAAGCGAGCCATTTCTTCAAAGGCGGCCTCGAGCGCTTCATAGGCTTGGTGTGCGTCCTGGGAAACGACAGCCATGCTGACCACCGTGCCCATTAAAGGTTTGGCCGTCTGATAGATTTCAGGACTTCTCCCACACGACACCACCAAGAATCCGAAAAAACCACAAAGGATAACGCCTATTCTGTGAAACATCATTTCATAACCTCTCGTCCTGTGCCCACGGCGAGGAAACGTTTCTTTCAAACCACGGCACGGGCCGGGATCACCCCGCCTTCTTTTCTTATGGATCCACGGGGGAAAATTCTGTACCCTGAGCCAAGGTGACTGGCCCTTCAGTAGGCTTGGCTGAGCCGATCGGATCGGCCCATGAGAAGACAAGCAGCGCAGCGGGCCGTAACTTCCATGTCATAGAAAGGAATGGATCCTCATGGCAATCAATGCTCTGGTGGCCGTTGGGACCGAGCGCGGTGTGGACACCTTTGATCGCGTGCTTGGGTTCTTGGAAAAGAGCTCGCCAAGTCGAATGGCTTTGGACGAAAACCCCATCGCTTTCAGCACGCTGGTGCACATGCGCACCGCTCCAGAACTTCACAGCGAAGCCTTTCTTCGGGATCAAAAGAAGCAAATTCTTCGGCGCGGCGGAGACGTCGGAGTGCTCGCCGGGCTGGCTTACGCCGTACATCGAAGGAATCTGCCTGTCCATTTCGCCGACGGGGCTTTGGGAGATATCTTGTCGTCCACCGGGGAGTTGATCGGCTCGTATCCCTATGTGGGCGATCTGAACTTTGCCGTGAACACGGACATGATGCGCACTCCCATGGAACTCATCAAGCAGCGCATTCCTCGGTACCCGGGCCATGATTTCGATTACGAACTCATTCACGCCTACCAGGTGGAGGCGTCCGATGCGCTCATGGACCGCGCCATTCCCATGCGCAATCGTTTCACCGCCATGGTCATCGACGCCATCATGGAAACCTACAAGGGATCTCTTCTCGTCTTCATTGGACAGAGAAAGCGATTTCGAAAAGAACTTTTTGAAGCCACAGAGGGGCTTGGCCAAGATGAGGTGGAAAATTTTGTCCCCCTTTTGGACCTCATTCATGCGAAAAACAAGTCCTTCGTGGACCTGACGGAAACCTAAACCTGGGCTTCCATGGCGGCACCAATCCTTTCGGAAAGATACTCGAAAACAGGCGACCTTTGTAGGTAACGGCAAAGCCCAGGGTACACTGCGCCAAGATCGCCGCCCAGAAGTTCCTGAAGGCGGTGCCATCCGGCGGGAATGTGCCTTAAAAAATCCCGTTTGCGCTTGACCATGCCCAGATAGGCAAACGCTGCAAGAAACTGAAAGCATCGACACAGGGCCACCGTCGCCAAGCGTTCGCGAAAGAGCGTGTAGGAGCCGCCAAGAAGGTCCTTCATGTGACGCCAGTAGAGCTGCACCAGCTCTTCCCTTAACCAAAGCGGCAGCATTGCGTAAGGGTCCAAAAGGAGCGCCGCCAGATCGTATTCCGGAGGCCCAAAGCGCATGCCCTGAAAATCGATGACCCACATTGACCCCTGAAATACCATCAGGTTACGGCTTTGAAAATCCCTGTGAAAGACAAGCCCGAAACGATCTTCTCCCGCCTTGAGAGCAAGCCTTTGGAAATCCATGTCCACTTCCAAAGGTGGCGGCTGGAGACCCATGAGCCCTTCCAGAAAGGCGTTTCGAAAATAGAGCAGTTCTCTTTCGTAAACAAAGTTCGCGTCGTAGTGGCTTCCGTCATGGCACCAGGTCGAAGAAAAACCTTTCCAGGCTCGGCGCTGGCATCGCACCAGAACTTTTACGGCTTCGCGATAGAGGGTTCTCAGCCGATTGCGGCATGGGCCTCTTTGCACGAGATCGTAAAGGTGCACCGATCCCAGGTCCTGAAAGACAAAGACGCCTTCGTGCACATCGGCGTGCAGCATGCCAGGAACCGGAACGCCAATCCTGTGCAGGTGTCTTCCGATGTGCCAGACGGCGTCGTTTTCATCGATGGGTTCCTTCCGTCGAGGGCTCACCAGGACGACATAGCTACCATGCGCCTGACGCAGCCGATAGAAAAGACGATCGGAACCGTCCCCCGCCAGAAGCCGAAGGCCCTTGCCGTCAAGACGGTAACCCCATTGAAGGAGCCGTCTTTCCAGGGCAGCCATGTTCACGCCGCCATCTTCTGGAACACTTCCCGGGACGGAATGAATTTCCGCACCTCCTGTAGACATCAAGACCCCTTAAAGGACGAAACACCCTGGGAAAGAATCCTCCTCGGCGCCTTGCCGTCTCACGTTCCTTGTTCCACGAGAACCCGAAACGCTGGTGCTCCCTAGACCCCTCACCCCGGACCCATGAAATGCCCTACGGAATGCCGAATCGGCGAAGGCGTGTCCAGGGTTTGGCCCAGCGGGACCGGGGCAGCGGAAGGTAAGAAGATGGTGTTGCGATGCCTTCCGGACACCACGGCCCCATCGGCAACCACGCAGTTTTCCAGCACCGTTTCAGGCTCGATGCGACAACCTTTCCAAAGGATCACATGATCAAGAACGCAGCCTCTCTCCACGATGCTGGCCTCACCCACCACCACCGCACCACGCAGCCGTGCCGAAGACGCCACGGTCGCCGACGGGTGCACCCACACGCCAGAATCGGAAATACCCAGAAAACAGGCCCCATCGTTGGGGAGTCGATCATAGGCCGTGTGCAGATTCCAGTAGCTTTCCAAAGATCCCATATCGGTCCACCATAGATGCTCTCGACAGACGGCTGCCGGAGGTGTTCCGCGGGCGATCCAGTCCTCGTAAAGGTCGATGATATGATAAGGCTTTCCAGGGTCCATGGAGCGCAGCGCGGACGGCTCAACGACGTGAATGCCCGAAAAGGTCCATAACCCACTTTGGCCCGCCATGGTCGAGGGGGAAAAACCGGTCACCATGGTGCCTTCTGCGTTGACACGAACCGTATCGAACCGATGGGAGCGGCACAGGAGCATGGTCGCGGGGGCGCCTTGGGTTCGATGCTTTTCCACAAGACTTTGCAAAGACACCTTTGCCGCCACATCGGCGTTGACGACCACCAGGGGAGCGTCATCGAGCATCTCCAGGGCATTGCGCACGCCTCCTCCTGTGCCCAGGATGTCTCGTTCCACAAGAACCTGCACGGGGATCGGCCATGAATGCGACGCGAAGTAGTCTAGGATCTTGTGAGACATGTGATGGGCATTGACCACGACACGCCGAAAGCCTTCCTCTGCCGCTTGCCTAATCCAGCGTTCCAGAAGCGGCTTGCCCCACACGGGGCATAGGGCCTTGGGCCGAACGTAAGTCAAAGGTCGAAGGCGGGTGCCATGGCCTGCGGCAAGAATCATGAGATGCATTCAAGAGCCCTTTTCGCACGCTGTCGGGCAATGTCTTGACAGCGAGGTGTTCTTGATCGAAAGTAAACTTTTGGCATCCGGTAGGCCGAGCGCGATGATCGTCGGCCGCCGCGCCCCATGGTACGGGGACTTCAAGGATCCTTCAAACAAAATCCATGACACTTTCACAGTCACTCGACAACGACACCGGGCAGCACCTGTTTTTGGGATTTGAAGGAACCGAATGGACGGCGTCGCTTCAAGAATGGCTGCACGCCTTGCGCCCTGGTGGGTTGGTGCTTTTTCGTCGCAACGTCGTCGACACCGATCAGATCACGGCCTTGATTCGTGAAGCCAACGCCTGGGCCAAAAAGGCTTTGGGACGGCCCCTTGTGTGGGCCGTGGACGAAGAAGGCGGCTCGGTGCAGCGCCTTGCCGCCCTCTTGGGTCCGGCGCCTTCGGCTCTTGAACTGGCAAAGGCCGGGGACGAGGCGCTTCGCTCGCACGTTGTGCACACGGCCCGAGGGCTTCATCGCTTAGGCATCCATCTAAACCTGGCTCCGGTGCTCGATGTGGTGGCCTCGTCAAAGGACCACTTTCTCAAATCCCGATCCTTGGGACACGCCTTCGAGGAAGTAGCGCGGCTCGGATCCCTCTGGATTCGCTGCCTGCAAGACCATGGCGTCGCCGCGACGGCAAAGCATTTTCCGGGACTGGGCACGGCACGTCTGGATCCCCACGACCAACTTCCACGAGTGGAGGCGCAGGCGGCAGCCAAAGCGCGCCAGGACCTGATCCCTTTTTACCGAGCCGTACAAACTGGGGTCCGCGCCGTAATGACGTCCCATGCGGTGTATGCATTTTGGGATCCGGACTGGCCCGGAACACTTTCCTGGAAAATCAATCGCGGACTGTTACGAGACCGATGGCACTTTCAAGGCGTGCTTCTTTCCGACGATTTGGACATGAAGGCCATCGGTGGGCGTTATGAACCGGAAACCATTGTGCGCCACAGCCTTCTGGCCACAGTGGATGGGTTTTTGGTTTGCCAGGAGGCGCACAGCGCGGAAGTCTTCGCCAGGGCCCTCTACGACGGCATTCGACGTCATCGAGATTTGCAAGAAGCCCATCGGCGGTCCTTGAATCGGCTTCAAGCCTTGACACCATCTTTGTTTTGACATTCTCTTGGGTCTATTCTAGCTTGAAAACTCCCAATTCACACAATGAGGTGACGCGCATGAATTTCAACATCGATCAATTTACTCGCATGCGCCGTCTGCCGCCTTATGTGTTCGCGCAAGTCAATGCGCTGAAGATGGAAAGGCGAAGAGCCGGCGAAGACATTATCGATCTCGGCATGGGTAACCCGGACGTGCCGACCCCGCAACACATCGTGGACAAGCTGGTGGAAGCGGCCCAAAAGCCTCACAACCACCGTTACTCGGCGTCCCGAGGCATCACGAAGCTGCGCCATGCCATCGCGGACTGGTACAAGCGTCGTTATGACGTGGATGTGGATCCTGAGACGGAGGCGGTGGTGACCATTGGGGCAAAGGAAGGGCTTTCCCATCTCGTGCTGGCCCTGATCAACCCCGGCGATGTGGTCTTTTCTCCCAATCCGACGTATCCCATCCATCCCTATTCGGTGATCATCGCGGGCGGAGACCTGCGCTCCATTCCCATCGGGCCGGACCGGGACTTCTTTGAAGACCTTCAAATCGCCGCCAAGCAAACGTGGCCGCGCCCCAAAATGCTCATCATTTCCTTTCCACACAACCCCACGACGGCCGTGGTGGATTTGTCCTTTTTTGAAAAAGTGGTGGCTTTCGCCAAGGACCACCACCTCATGGTCATTCACGACCTGGCCTATGCAGACCTCGTCTTTGACGGCTATGCGGCTCCGAGCATTTTGCAGGTTCCGGACGCCAAGGACGTGGCGGTGGAGTTCTTTTCCATGTCCAAAAGTTACAGCATGGCCGGATGGCGTGTCGGTTTTTGCGTGGGCAACCGGGAAATGGTCGGAGCTCTAACTCGGATCAAGAGTTATCTGGACTACGGCATCTTTCAGCCCATTCAAATCGCCGCCATCATCGCGCTCAATGGGGATCAAAGCTGCGTTCAGCACATCGTAAACATTTACCGCTCTCGACGAGATGTGCTGGTGGATGGATTGCGACGCATCGGCTGGCACATATCCAAACCCAAAGGCACCATGTTTGCGTGGGCCCCCATACCCGACCGGTTTCGAGCCATGGGGTCCGTGGAATTTTCCAAATTCCTCATCGAAAAAGCCAAAGTGGCCGTGTCTCCTGGTCTAGGATTCGGAGAGTACGGAGACGACCACGTGCGGTTTGCCCTTGTGGAAAACGAAATGCGCATCAAACAGGCCATTCGTGGCATTCGCAAAGCCTTTCAAGACGCGTGAGGCGCCTGGCTATCGAGGAGCGCTGAAAGATGATGGATTCCATACGCATCGGTCTCATCGGTTGGGGCACCGTCGGATGCGGCATGTTGCAGACATTGAGGGAAAATGCCAAAGAAATTCAAGCGCGCGTGGGGGTTCGCATGGACGTGGTTCGTGTGGCCGATCTCGACCTGGACAGCCCCAGGCCGGTGTCCGTCGATCCCCACCTTCTGACCCGTTCGGCGCAGGACATTTTGGACGACCCCTCCATTCATATTGTGGTGGAACTCATTGGCGGCCTAGAACCCGCCCGATCGTTCATCATGAAAGCCCTGGAAAAGGGCAAGCATGTGGTGACGGCCAACAAGGCTTTGCTGGCCCATCACGGCAACGAAATCTTTGCTCAGGCCGCCAAGTGCGGGCGATCCGTGGGTTTTGAAGCCTCTGTCGCCGGCGGCATTCCGTTACTTAAAGCCATTCGAGAGGGACTCAGCGCCAACCGACTGGATACGCTTTTTGGCATATTGAACGGCACGGCCAACTACATTCTCACGCGCATGACGGAAGATGGCCTGCCGTTTGCGCAGGCTCTGGCTGAAGCCCAACGCCACGGCTATGCCGAAGCGGACCCTTCCCTCGATGTTGACGGCATCGACACCGCCCACAAGCTGGCCATTGCCAGCGCTATGAGTTTTGGCACATCCATCCGATTGGACAAGGTTTATGTGGAAGGCATTCGAGACATTGATTTACTGGATGTGCAGTTCGCGTCGGAATTCGGATACCGCCTCAAACTCCTGGCCATAGCCCGAAATACGAACGGTCTCGTGGAGCTTCGCGTGCATCCCACGCTGATTCCCGAACGCCATGTGCTGGCGAGCGTGCGCGGAGCCTACAACGCCGTTCACATTCACGGCAATGCCGTCGGCAACATCATGCTCTACGGACTAGGTGCCGGCATGCTGCCCACAGGCAGCGCCGTGGTGGCCGATCTTGTGGACCTGGCTCGGGACATGACTCTGGGAATTGTTCATCGCGTACCCCCTTTGGGTTTTCTTCCAGAATACAGCTCGGAAATGCCCGTCAAACCCATGGACGACGTGGTCACCCGCTATTACTTTCGGTTTTCCGCCGTGGATCGACCGGGGGTTTTGTCAAAAATCTCCGGCGTTCTCGGGGCCAATCAGATCAGTATTGCCGCCGTGATTCAAAAAGGTCGGGAGGTGGAAGGGGCCGTGCCCATCGTCATGCTGACCCACGAAGCCGTGGAAAAGGATGTGCGCCGATCCTTGGAAGCCATAGATCGCTTGGACATCGTGCGCGGACCCACGAAACTGCTTCGCATTGAAGACAGAACGGACAACGCTGTTGCCAGCGCCTAAGGCCGAACGTTCATGAAAACGAAATACGTGATTCTGGTCGGAGACGGAATGGGTGACTATCCGCTGGCTTCCCTTGAAGGTCGCACACCGTTGGAAGTCTCCCATACACCGGCCATGACGCATCTTGCTCGAATCGGCGAAATCGGCACGGTGCAGACCATCCCTGAAGGCATGGAACCGGGAAGCGATATCGCCAACATGGCTCTACTCGGCTACGACCCGGCTGTGTATCACACCGGTCGAGCACCCCTGGAAGCAGCCAGCCTGGGCGTGCATCTCGGCCCTGCGGACGTGGCGTTTCGCTGTAACCTGGTGACCTTGAAACAAGACGATGAGGGCACGGAACGCATGGAAGACTATTCGGCCGGTCATATCTCTACGGCCGAAGCCCACGAAATCATTGGCGCGTTACAAGAAGCCTGCGAAGGGTTGCCTCTGAAGCTTTATGCCGGTGTGAGTTATCGCCATGTGCTGGTCTGGTCAGGCGGCCCCACGGATCTGCTCACCACACCGCCCCACGACATTCTTGGAGAACCCACGGCTGGCTACAAGAGAGTCTATGACACAACGGATGTTCTGAGAATCTTCACTCAGCGGTGCCGAGACATGCTTGCTCAGCATCCCGTTAATCGGCGTCGTCGGGACGTGGGTCTAAAACAAGCCAATGCCGTGTGGCTCTGGGGACAGGGAAAAGCGCCGTCCATGCCCTCCCTTCAGGATCTGTTCGGACTTCGCGGCGTTGTCATTTCCGCCGTGGACCTTCTCAAAGGCCTGGGCATTTATGCAGGACTGGAACCGGTGCACGTTCCGGGAGCCACGGGATATCTTGACACGAACTATGCCGGCAAGGTGGATGCGGCCTTAAAGGCGCTTCAGGATATGGACTTCGCTTTCGTTCACGTGGAAGCGCCCGACGAAGCCAGCCACGAAGGAAGCCTGACCAAGAAGGTGCAAGCCATTGAAGACTTCGATGCCAAAGTCGTGGGTCCCATGGTGCAAGGCCTGGCGGCTTACGCTCGATGTCATGTGCTTGTGGCCGGCGATCATCTGACGCCCTTGAGTGTTCGCACACATGTACCGGATCCCTCCCTATACGCCTTGTTTAAGGGAAACGTTGCCACGGCGCTTGCTGAGGATGAAAAGATCGTTTTTTGCGAAACCGCAGCTCGAGAATCCAGGCGGCACATGGAAAGCGCCGTCGCGCTCTTCCATCGTTTTGTGAACGCGCACCATGGATCCTAAAAACCTGTTGGAAAAAAAGGTGGGTGAATCACGCATGACAACCCAGAGCACGCGAGCCCGCCTGCGCGTCCTCTACGGTGACACGGACGCCATGGGACAGGCCTACTACGGCCAGTACATGCGCTGGTTCGAAGCGGGGCGTGCCGAATGGTTCCGACACCAGGGCACCACGTACCGCCGTCTGGAAGAGCAAGGCATTTTCCTACCGGTCATCGAAGCCCACTGCCGGTACATGCGTCCTGCCTTTTACGACGACGTCCTGGAAGTGGAAACGTTCTTTCATTTTCCCGGTCCGGCCAGACTCCGCTTTGACTACCGCATCCATCGACACGATCCCCCGCAACTCTTGGCTCAAGGTTACACGGTCCACGTGTGCGTCAACCGAGAAAGAAAACCGCTCAAGCCCCCCGCCTGGCTTCGAGACCTGCTTTCTTCCAAAGCTGTCGATCCCGCAGACCCCTCAGCGGAATGAGACCATGATCATCTATCCCGCCATCGACCTCAAGGAAGGACAATGTGTTCGGCTCAAGCAAGGGGACATGGCTCGAGCCACCATTTACGGAACGGACCCCGTGGCCATCGCTCGCCATTGGGAAGCCCAGGGAGCGCAATGGCTTCATGTGGTGGATCTGGACGGTGCCTTTGCCAAGACCCCCAAAAATCGAGACGTTATCGGCGCCATTGTTAAGGCGGTCTCCATTCCCGTGCAGTTGGGAGGAGGGCTGCGAAGCATGGAAACACTGCAGCACTACATCGACCTTGGCGTGCGCCGCCTCATTCTGGGCACATGGGCCCTTCGGGATCCTAAAGTGGTGGAAACGGCCTGCCAACGGTTTCCGGGACGCATCGCCCTGGGCATCGATGCCCGCCATGGGTATGTGGCGGTGGAAGGATGGACGGAAACGACCCAGGTGGATGCCGTGGCCTTTGCCCAACGCTTTGACCAGGTGGGACTAAGTGCCATCATTTACACGGACATTCAAAGGGACGGCATGCAATCTGGGGTCAACGTGGTAGCGACGCGACGACTCTGCGCTGCCCTCACCACGCCCGTGATCGCCTCTGGCGGCGTCGCCTCCTGGGACGACATACAGGCCTTGCTTCCCCTCGTCCCCTTGGGGCTTGACGGCGTCATTAGCGGCAAGGCGCTCTACACCGGAACGCTAAATCTTCAGGAAGCCCTTCAACGCCTTAAATCTCTAAAGACCTCTTCGTAGGTCGCCGTGCCTATTTCACCACCCGGAGCCGCCGGTTTTATGGAACAACAGGGAACAGTCAAGGCTGAGCTCACAAGAACAGCCTTCTGTCTTTTCAAATACGCGTTCTATGGGCCCGGCACGAGAAAACCCAAGCCGAAAATTTCAGGAGGTTGAAAGGTGGAATTGTTGGAAAAGATCGAACAGGCTTTGAAAGACGCCATAAAAGGCCAAGACGAAGACAAGCGAAACACCATGCGCATGCTCCTCACCGCCATCAAGAACAAAGAAAAAGAGCTTCTGCGTCAACCGACGGAGTCGGAGATTCATCAACTTATTGCCAGGGCTATCAAGCAGCGCAAAGATTCCATCGAGCAGTTCCTGCGCGGCGGACGCAACGACTTGGCGGAAAAGGAAAAAAAGGAAATAGAAATTCTTCAATCTTTTTTGCCAAAACCCTTGGAAGCGGAAGCGCTCACCGCCCTCGTCGCGGAAGCAATTCGCGAAACGGGAGCCGCTTCACTCAAGGATGTGGGCAAGGTCATGAAAGTGCTCATGCCTCGAGTGGCGGGCCGGGCCGACGGCAAGACGGTGCAGGAAATGGTTCGAGCCCGTCTCGGCGCCTCGTGAAAGGACTCGCCCCGCTGATGGAAAATTCGATCACGCTTTTTCCCTGTTGATTGTCGTTTCATGATGGGATAAAAATTTAAAGTTTTGGGTCAGACATAAATCCCGAAACATGGCATCAACTCCTGCGGGGTGACCAGGATCGGTGACCACATCGGATGCGGCAACGCGAATCAAGCAGGCTGTAGACATTTTGGACCTCATCGGAAGCGTGGTTCCGCTGAGGCGCCTCGGCACTCGGTACGTAGGCCTGTGCCCTTTTCACAGGGAAAAAACGCCTTCCTTTCACGTGGATGTCGCGCATGGGCTCTTTTATTGCTTCGGCTGCGGAGCCGGAGGAGATGTCATCACCTTTGCCATGCGTCATTGGAACCTGACGTTCGCGGAAGCCGTCAAAGCGCTGGCCGGCCGCTATCATGTGCCACTGCCCGAAGAGGTTTTGGGTTCTTCCAAGAAAAAACCCGAGGACCTTTCGGCGATGGCTCAGGTGCTGGAGTTGGCCTGCGAGTTTTTTGTCCATCGACTGCGGCATCGGGAACAGGGGCGTGTGGCCAGAGAATACCTTGCGAGACGAGGGCTTTCACCCGAACTGGTGCAGGAGCACCGTCTCGGCTACGCCCCTCCTGGATGGAACCACCTGATACGACATCTTCAATCCAAGGGAATCGACCCGGAACTGGTGGTGCGATCAGGGCTCGCGGTACGGTCGGACAAAGGCACCGTTTACGATCGATTTCGTCACCGCCTCATCTTTCCCATCACCGCACCGAACGGCTCACTTGTGGCCTTTGGAGGCCGCAGTCTGGACGACACGGAACCCAAATATCTAAACAGTCCGGAAACGGCGCTCTACCACAAGGGCCGCACCCTGTACCAGTACGCCACCGCCATGGAGGCGTGCCGAGCCACACGACAGGTAATTCTCGTGGAAGGCTATATGGATCTTCTAGCCTTTCACGCTCGAGGTTTTCGCAGGGTCGTGGCCACCCTGGGCACGGCCCTGACGCCGCACCAAGTCCGGCTCTTGCAACGGCTGGCGGACGAAGTCATCCTGGTCTACGATGGGGATGCATCCGGCCAGAAGGCCATGCTTCGAGCCCTGCCACTCTTTCTACGCCAAGGACTGGCCGCCAGCTGCGTCACGTTGCCCCTAGGCATGGACCCAGATGACTACCTCAAGGCGCACGGCTTGGACGCCTTTACAGCCCTGCTGGGAACGCGGCGTGAATTGCTGCATTTCGCCGTCGACGCCATCGCCTCCACCTGGAATGGCACTTCTCAAGACAAGGTCCGTGTGGTCAAGGAATGCGCCGACCTTGTGAGCGACGTGCAGGATCCCGTGCTCCGTGAAGATATGGCCCGTCTTCTAGGAATGCGATTGTTTCTGTCGGAACACGCGGTGCTCCAGCATTTTTCACGCGTTCCCAAAACGGCTTCAATGCCCCGCACCCTCTCGGGCTCGAGGACGGCGGCCGCAAAGGCCACCTCCGTGCAGGTGCCATCTGCGGAAGAGACAATTCTTCGATTGATCATGCAGCATCCTACCCTCGCCGAACACGCTCAGAGCCTCGGGGTTCTGGAATACCTTGAGCCGTCTTCTGTGGCCACGATTCTGGAGGCTCTGCTTCGGCAAGGAACATGGAAGACCCTTGATGAGGGTTCATCGGTAGCCATGACGCTTCCCGACGAGCCAAGCAAGACCCTGTGGGCGCGCTTGATGATGGAAAAAGACGAAAACACTTTGGATGAAAACGCCGCGCGGCTCCTTTTGGAAGAAAGGATTCACAGCTTGCGCATTCGCCATGAGAGAAAAAATCTTGAGGAGATTCGAGCCGCACTGGTTGATGCGGATGGTTCGGGCGATCACCTCGCTCGAAAAAAACTCTTGGAGGAGTACCGAGCCCTTTGCGCGGCGCAAAGAAGGGGTTAAAGGTTAGAGAGCCCACCGAAGGAGCCAATGACCTATGACGGAAGAGTTCACGAAAACATCCGAAGAGACATCCCCTAAAAGGCCCGGTCTGGAGGATCTCAAAAAACTTATCAGCGCCGGCAAGGAAAAGGGATACTTGACCTATGACGAACTGAACGAAGTCCTTC carries:
- a CDS encoding aminoglycoside phosphotransferase family protein translates to MSTGGAEIHSVPGSVPEDGGVNMAALERRLLQWGYRLDGKGLRLLAGDGSDRLFYRLRQAHGSYVVLVSPRRKEPIDENDAVWHIGRHLHRIGVPVPGMLHADVHEGVFVFQDLGSVHLYDLVQRGPCRNRLRTLYREAVKVLVRCQRRAWKGFSSTWCHDGSHYDANFVYERELLYFRNAFLEGLMGLQPPPLEVDMDFQRLALKAGEDRFGLVFHRDFQSRNLMVFQGSMWVIDFQGMRFGPPEYDLAALLLDPYAMLPLWLREELVQLYWRHMKDLLGGSYTLFRERLATVALCRCFQFLAAFAYLGMVKRKRDFLRHIPAGWHRLQELLGGDLGAVYPGLCRYLQRSPVFEYLSERIGAAMEAQV
- a CDS encoding sugar phosphate nucleotidyltransferase, with amino-acid sequence MHLMILAAGHGTRLRPLTYVRPKALCPVWGKPLLERWIRQAAEEGFRRVVVNAHHMSHKILDYFASHSWPIPVQVLVERDILGTGGGVRNALEMLDDAPLVVVNADVAAKVSLQSLVEKHRTQGAPATMLLCRSHRFDTVRVNAEGTMVTGFSPSTMAGQSGLWTFSGIHVVEPSALRSMDPGKPYHIIDLYEDWIARGTPPAAVCREHLWWTDMGSLESYWNLHTAYDRLPNDGACFLGISDSGVWVHPSATVASSARLRGAVVVGEASIVERGCVLDHVILWKGCRIEPETVLENCVVADGAVVSGRHRNTIFLPSAAPVPLGQTLDTPSPIRHSVGHFMGPG
- a CDS encoding glycoside hydrolase family 3 N-terminal domain-containing protein translates to MTLSQSLDNDTGQHLFLGFEGTEWTASLQEWLHALRPGGLVLFRRNVVDTDQITALIREANAWAKKALGRPLVWAVDEEGGSVQRLAALLGPAPSALELAKAGDEALRSHVVHTARGLHRLGIHLNLAPVLDVVASSKDHFLKSRSLGHAFEEVARLGSLWIRCLQDHGVAATAKHFPGLGTARLDPHDQLPRVEAQAAAKARQDLIPFYRAVQTGVRAVMTSHAVYAFWDPDWPGTLSWKINRGLLRDRWHFQGVLLSDDLDMKAIGGRYEPETIVRHSLLATVDGFLVCQEAHSAEVFARALYDGIRRHRDLQEAHRRSLNRLQALTPSLF
- the alaC gene encoding alanine transaminase, producing MNFNIDQFTRMRRLPPYVFAQVNALKMERRRAGEDIIDLGMGNPDVPTPQHIVDKLVEAAQKPHNHRYSASRGITKLRHAIADWYKRRYDVDVDPETEAVVTIGAKEGLSHLVLALINPGDVVFSPNPTYPIHPYSVIIAGGDLRSIPIGPDRDFFEDLQIAAKQTWPRPKMLIISFPHNPTTAVVDLSFFEKVVAFAKDHHLMVIHDLAYADLVFDGYAAPSILQVPDAKDVAVEFFSMSKSYSMAGWRVGFCVGNREMVGALTRIKSYLDYGIFQPIQIAAIIALNGDQSCVQHIVNIYRSRRDVLVDGLRRIGWHISKPKGTMFAWAPIPDRFRAMGSVEFSKFLIEKAKVAVSPGLGFGEYGDDHVRFALVENEMRIKQAIRGIRKAFQDA
- a CDS encoding homoserine dehydrogenase; the encoded protein is MMDSIRIGLIGWGTVGCGMLQTLRENAKEIQARVGVRMDVVRVADLDLDSPRPVSVDPHLLTRSAQDILDDPSIHIVVELIGGLEPARSFIMKALEKGKHVVTANKALLAHHGNEIFAQAAKCGRSVGFEASVAGGIPLLKAIREGLSANRLDTLFGILNGTANYILTRMTEDGLPFAQALAEAQRHGYAEADPSLDVDGIDTAHKLAIASAMSFGTSIRLDKVYVEGIRDIDLLDVQFASEFGYRLKLLAIARNTNGLVELRVHPTLIPERHVLASVRGAYNAVHIHGNAVGNIMLYGLGAGMLPTGSAVVADLVDLARDMTLGIVHRVPPLGFLPEYSSEMPVKPMDDVVTRYYFRFSAVDRPGVLSKISGVLGANQISIAAVIQKGREVEGAVPIVMLTHEAVEKDVRRSLEAIDRLDIVRGPTKLLRIEDRTDNAVASA
- a CDS encoding cofactor-independent phosphoglycerate mutase; this encodes MKTKYVILVGDGMGDYPLASLEGRTPLEVSHTPAMTHLARIGEIGTVQTIPEGMEPGSDIANMALLGYDPAVYHTGRAPLEAASLGVHLGPADVAFRCNLVTLKQDDEGTERMEDYSAGHISTAEAHEIIGALQEACEGLPLKLYAGVSYRHVLVWSGGPTDLLTTPPHDILGEPTAGYKRVYDTTDVLRIFTQRCRDMLAQHPVNRRRRDVGLKQANAVWLWGQGKAPSMPSLQDLFGLRGVVISAVDLLKGLGIYAGLEPVHVPGATGYLDTNYAGKVDAALKALQDMDFAFVHVEAPDEASHEGSLTKKVQAIEDFDAKVVGPMVQGLAAYARCHVLVAGDHLTPLSVRTHVPDPSLYALFKGNVATALAEDEKIVFCETAARESRRHMESAVALFHRFVNAHHGS
- a CDS encoding acyl-CoA thioesterase; this translates as MTTQSTRARLRVLYGDTDAMGQAYYGQYMRWFEAGRAEWFRHQGTTYRRLEEQGIFLPVIEAHCRYMRPAFYDDVLEVETFFHFPGPARLRFDYRIHRHDPPQLLAQGYTVHVCVNRERKPLKPPAWLRDLLSSKAVDPADPSAE
- the hisA gene encoding 1-(5-phosphoribosyl)-5-[(5-phosphoribosylamino)methylideneamino]imidazole-4-carboxamide isomerase, with amino-acid sequence MIIYPAIDLKEGQCVRLKQGDMARATIYGTDPVAIARHWEAQGAQWLHVVDLDGAFAKTPKNRDVIGAIVKAVSIPVQLGGGLRSMETLQHYIDLGVRRLILGTWALRDPKVVETACQRFPGRIALGIDARHGYVAVEGWTETTQVDAVAFAQRFDQVGLSAIIYTDIQRDGMQSGVNVVATRRLCAALTTPVIASGGVASWDDIQALLPLVPLGLDGVISGKALYTGTLNLQEALQRLKSLKTSS
- a CDS encoding GatB/YqeY domain-containing protein; its protein translation is MELLEKIEQALKDAIKGQDEDKRNTMRMLLTAIKNKEKELLRQPTESEIHQLIARAIKQRKDSIEQFLRGGRNDLAEKEKKEIEILQSFLPKPLEAEALTALVAEAIRETGAASLKDVGKVMKVLMPRVAGRADGKTVQEMVRARLGAS